The Malus domestica chromosome 10, GDT2T_hap1 nucleotide sequence TTAATTACCATAACGCATTTCAAGCATTTCACTCAGAAAAAAGAAACAACTATAATAAAATTGTGCATGACGTCGATTAAGATAATATACATGAGTTAAAAAAAGACACGGCCTATTTGCATAGTTCATTTACCAGGTAAAGAAAGTACCTCATCTCATAACCGGTTTCCAGCTTCCTTGGATAAACAGATGTTCTTTGAGACTGCATCGTACTCACTGGAGTTGCTTGTTTTGCTTGTTTCCTCTAGATGAAGGTATAGTCAAATTCATGATTGCGCACAAGCGATGTTTGGTCAAAAAGGTTGCTTTAATCCAACCAAATCTCTCTCGTAGATGAGACGGACTCCACACCTTTTCACCTCCAAACCAGGGCCTAAGGTTTTAAATGTAAACTCAAGGTGATGACAACTGTCTTGCCATGTTGTACCAAAGTATTCACCAGATACAAAGGATAGCCAAAGGTGCTCTTTCTCAATTTGCCCTAACTCTTCGCTGCAGGCGAAGGAAGGACACCAGCCACCTACACCCAAATTCCCAGGCTTCACTTCGCAATGAAGACCATGTGCAGTGCTATGGGTTCCGTAGTTCCATTTACCAAGCAGATTAGGTGGGAGTCGTTGACGGAGAGTGAAAACAGCACACAATACATATCCCATCCACTTGTTCTTATACCAGCGTTGAGGGAGCTCCATGCTTACCACAGGCCTCTCACTTCGATAACTAAACCACTCAGAAATTTCACTGCCAGGATATATAGCTTCAAATTTATTCCCTTCGTAAGGGATTCCCTATATAATACAAAATCACAAATAGTGAAGTTAAGCAATTGATATGTCCGTCTTATAAATAAGTacaaaatgttttttttgtgtgtgtgtgtgtgtgtgtgagagagagagagagagagagagagagagagagagagagagagaacctcaAGGAATCTCCTTAATGCTGCAAATGCTACATTGTTGCAGCCTTGGTCGTCAACCACTTCAAAGCAATTAATAAAACTGAAACATGATGACAGCCTTTCCTGTGAATAACTGCCTTTTCCCTCAACACTGAAGTTCAATTCTGTTGAAAGGTCAGGCAATTTTTTAAGACTCTTACAACcacccaaattcaaaatctgAAGCTTAGACAGCTCTATGATGCTCTTGGGAAGACTAACAAAACTGTTTTTACTTAGATTAAGCGATACTATTGAGGACAAGGAGCCGAGACTTTCCAGGATTGTTACCTCCTCAAGATTACAGTCACTGATATTCAGTACTGTTAAAGAAAGCAAACTAGAATCAGTGGTCGGCAACAGAAAACTAATTGGACTTGTCTTCTTTCTTCGCATCGATTTGCAACCACAAAGGGATAACAATTCAAGATTTTCCAGACGGCAAATGGAGGATGGTAGATCATTAATAGAGGTACCGCCCACATCAAGCTCCTTCAAACAAACCATCTTTCCCAAGTTTTTTGGCAGTTCTTCAAGCTTTGAGCATCCACTGAGATTGAGACTTTTGAGGGAGCGCAACTGGCAAGTACTGCTTGCAAGGGAACTGAGATTTCTGCAATCTCTCAGGTTTAATAAAGTAAGGCCAGTCAGACATTCGATTGAAGAAGGTAATTCTTCTACAGCAGTCTTATCTAAATAAAGTTCCAACAAGTTTTCCATAGGTCTCACAAATTCTGGAACTTTACTAATTTTTGAACAACCGGAAAGAATAAGAATCTGAAGACTTTCTGTTCCAAAACGTTTGGGAAGGTGTTCAAGACTTCTGCAGTccttaagatttaaaaaaataagcCTTTTGAGCTCAGCTATGGATGGGTGGATCATCACCAAGTTTATGCAGCCTTCAAGAATTAATCTATGAAGATTTGGAGTAACTGTAAAGTCCGGGGTCCTGGTCAGGTTCTGGGAGTAGCTAACGTTGACGAATTTCAGATTGCCTAATAACTGTTCAAAACATTAAAGCACAAATTTTAGTatatattcaaaaaaaaaaaaaaaaatttatgtgctACCAGTGATCTGACCTTGGTTCTACTCCAAAGTTGTTCAATGCTGCTATGGCACAAGTTAACTTCACAAAGTTGCTCAAGTTCAAATTCTTGTGGGAGAAATTTTGAAGGATACCCACTCCATTCAAGAAACTTTAAGGCATTAGAAAGTTTTTTTGGGCCTTGGGTCGTTCGCAGATTATGAATTTGGAGAAATCTGAGATTATGCATCATCGAGAAGGCCTCCAAGTCCCAACATGCCTCTTCCAATTTAGGCAAGTCTAAGGCTATACCTTCAACTGCATTTGTTCCCTGATAACAGAGAATTCAGAATAAGTTCATTAGACAGTATAATTAAGTTTAGAACTACTtactaaattattatattccATCTTCCTTCAAAACCACTTACCATATTATtcttcaatacatgaatgacgTCCTCATGAAGCCACAACCTGCTTTGCTTTCCAGGATCATTAACAGCTTCTCTGCGTACCACTTGTTGTCCCATTTCTTGTATCAACCCATTCATCAacactttgttatttgaaataGTTATGAGAGATCTCACAATGAGAGCTTCCATCCCCTCCTTGGGATTAAATCCAAAACAATCTAGTATCTCTACCACTCGTTCCTTGTCCATTCCTTGAAAGAAACAAGCAATATCTAGAAACATTCTTTTCTCATTGTCCGCCAGTCCATGATAACTTATTTCAAGTATTTCAGAAACTGTTTCATCAGGAAAGTGCTCCCGTTTTTTCAATACGCTATGCCACTCTTCAAGACTTCTGTGGAACAGTGAGGATCCCAAAACCTTGATTGCAAGGGGAATGCCTCTACAATAATTAACAAACTGTTTAGACAGATTCAAATAATCTTCTGGGGGTTCAACACTTTTAAAGGCGTAAATATTGAAGAGCTGAAGCGATTCACCCTCAGTTAATTCCTTAACTTCAAATATGCTATCTACACCATGCTTTCTTAGCAATTTCTCATTTCTAGTCGTAACGATGACTCTGCTCCCCAAACCAAACCATTCCCTGTTTCCAGCCAATGATTCCAGTTGGTGTAAGTTGTCAACATCGTCTAAAATGAGAAGAACCTTTCTCTTACGTAGAATGTTCTTTATCATTGTGGCTCCCTCGTTAACATTTCGAACATCTATGTCTTGCCTCAAAGCCTCATAAAGAAGTTTCTTTTGCAGTTGCAGATCACCCTGTGTTTCACTTAGCTCCCTAATATTACGAATACGGgtgaaaatttcaaattcaatgGAAATGTTGTTAAAAATCACATCGGCGATAGTTGTCTTGCCTATCCCACCCATCCCCCATATCCCTATGAAGCGAACATCATTTGATTCGATATCCAAAAGCCTATATAGTTCCTCTACTCTTGATCCAATTCCCACTAGCTGCTCAACTTCAGATGCCACGGGTTGCAATGCATTCAATATGAATACAACAATTCGTTCGACTGATTGTGACTCATACCTATGCAGAAGAAAATAAATGTTAATCATCTGGAAATATTTGAAAGAATCCCGATGGAAGTGCAAGGCTTTTGGTTAAGAACCAAAATGTATGATAGGATCACAAATCTCAAGACCCTTAATAGTGATTAAGCTAATCACTAATTACAGATCATATCAATGTATGACAATAATCTATCTATCTCTTATGAGAGGACTAATCAAAAAGCTAGCTAGCAACGAAATTCATCTCTTTGCACAGCTTAACATATGATATCACAAACTACAGTCAGCAGCAAAGAATACAAACATACATATTACAtagcaaaaatataaaataaaataaaattttgtttccTACTGAATCTACTCACCGATCCTCGCGTAGCACAAATCCAGACAGATCGGCTACTTGACGAAGAGCGTCCCTCCAGGCGTGCACTTTTTCGATATTGTCCTTGAAACGTTGTTCGTGCTTGGCAAAAGCATCACCGAAACCGCCTGTCTGATGTCGTACATCGGATGGGTCCACATCATAGAAGACAGGTAAAACTTTCTGGCCAGTCACTTGCCTACAATCGAGAATTTGTTGAAGCTCATCCAAGCACCATGTTGAACTGGCGTAATTTCTTGAAAGAATGACAATTGAAATTCTTGAACTTTCGATTGCCTTGCGGATTTGTGAGTTAATGGGTTCTGCCCCAGGACGTAGACAATCTTCGTCTCTCCATACGACGACTCCGTTTCTACTCAGAGCCGCCTCTAGATGGCTTACGAAAATCATGCGAGTGTCTTCGCCTCTGAAACTGAGGTAGACATCGTGATCAGTTGGTTGCGCGGTGGCCATGGATCCCAACGGAAATCTCTGCTGCTCAACATCAGGTGCCACAGGTTGCAATGTATTCAATATGAATTCAACAATTCGTGCGACTGATTGTGACTCATACCTATGCAGAAGAAAATAAATGTTAATCATCCGGAAATAATTGAAAGAATCCCGATGGAAGTGTAAGGCTTTTGGTTAAGAACCAAAATGTATGACAATAATCTATCTGTCTCTTATGAGAGGACAAATCGAAAAGCTAGCTAGCAGCGAAATTCATCTCTTTGGACAGCTTAACATATGATATCACAAATTACAGTCAGCGGCAAAGAATACAAGCATACAAATTACAcagcaaaaatataaaataaaataaaattctgtTTGCTACTGAATCTACTCACCGATCCTCGAGTAGCGCATATCCAGACAGATCGGCTAATTGACGAAGAGCATCCCTCCAGGCGCGCACTTTGTGGATATTGTCCTTGAAACGTTGTTCGTGCTCGGCAAAAGCATCACCGAAACGGCCTGTCTGATGTCGTACGTCGGATGGGTCCACATCATAGAAGACAGGAAAAACTATCTGGCCAGTCACTTGCCTACAATCGAGAATTTGTTGAAGCTCATCCAAGCACCATTTTGAACTGGCGTAATTTCTTGAAAGAATGACAATTGAAATTCTTGAACTTTCGATTGCCTTGCGGATTTGTGAGTTAATGGGTTCTGGCCCAGGAAGTAGACAATCTTCGTCTCTCCATACGACGACTCCATTTCTACTCAGAGCCGCCTCTAGATGGCTTGCGAAATTCATGCGGGTGTCTTCGCCTCTGAAACTGAGGTAGACATCGTACTTATTTGTTTGCACCATGGATCCCAACGGAAATCTCTGCTCTCTTCTTCCTTAATGCAAACCCAGACTGATCAAATCCAGATCTCTCGGTCTAATAGCATAGGAATGGAATATGAAATGTCAACGGCCAATTACAACCGTCCGATGCGGAGCAGCAAATCTCACCCGTCTAATAAGTTCCAGTCGCCATCGACTGTTGCTCTAGTTTCTctcgttttatttttattttatttttgtgtagGATCCATTATCTATTCTATTCTATTAAGAAAGAGTGCTACTAAGTCTAAAACCACCCCATTGTCTTATTTTCCTACCCACCTTTTAATCAAAATATTAATCACATAATTATCCTTTTAGCAAAAGACTTTTAAATCCACCTTTATAAATTTGTTAtaactttaattaaataaactaaaagaGAATAtagaaaaactaaaactaacgaaagtaaaaataaatccatCATCCTCCCAAATCATCCACGATGGACCGATGACTATCAAATCCCTAATCATCCATTACCCTCCCCAGCAACAAACACCACCCCACTCTCCCTTTCAATTATGGTACTACCAACTCCATCATCTCCTCCTTTTCCTCATAAACGAACAACGACGACAACCCAgattttaaaataaaagaataccCAATTCTAGTTGGAATAAATCAATTTGGAGCAATCTGCCTCTATATTGGAAAACTTCCCCTGtgcttctttcttcctttccctttggtttctctctctttccaaaGGAGTTACTGCCAAGCAAGTGTCAaagattttggtttttgatGGGGGTGGGAGGAGGTTCTGATGTGGCTAGGGTAATGGCAATTAAGGaagcatgaaatttttttttttaaacatattaatattattgtttaaaaaattagacattagaggttattttaggaataatggtgggtagagaaataatattttaatttttttaatttttatgatggGTGAAATTATAATGTGGGTGTAGAAATAAGACAATGTGATGGGTCTATCATCACTCTTAAGAAAAGAGCCTTGTCAACTTTTTTCCCAATTTTTTCCCAATTTTACCCTCATTTTTTAATACACAATATTGACATGAggaatagtaattttgtaccttttgacaaaataacaaggggtgtgatatccacacaccccattttacttctcacacacccttttacttttcggccgtcggatcggatgaatggaagaagatcaacggacaaaaattaacaagggtgtgtgagaagtaatttggggtgtgtggatagcacaccccaataacaatcatatccctattttttcttattttacccttttttttttacaaaatgacaatcatatccctatttttcctattttatcaTCACTAttaatacacaatatttacataaggaggataaaaaacagtaattatgtaatacaacaacaacaacaacaaagcattttcccactaagtggggttggctatatgaatcctagaacgccattgcgctcggttctgtgtcatgtcctccgttagatccaagtactctaagtcttctTCGGGTCTCTTTcaaagttttcttaggtcttcctctatcCCTTTGGCCataaacctctgtcccgtagtcacatcttcgaaccggagcgtcagtaggccttctttgcacatgtccaaaccactgtaaccggttttctctcatctttccttcaatttcggctacttttactttacctcggatatcctcattcctaatcttatcttttctcgagtgcccacacatccaacgaagcatcctcatctccactacacccattttatgtacgtgttgatacttcaccgcccagcattctgtgtcatacagcatcgctggccttatttcAATCCTATGAAAAaacagtaattatgtaatattaagataaaatatgcacttattaagagaaattgtctcaccatcattttttcatactctttttaaaattttaaaaataatcacattccttaataaaaaaaaacaaaaaacaaaatgaaattgttcacacacacagAGTATGTGTTCATCGGCTAGTTTTGAATTAAGCACCTTGTCATATGTACGATACAACGTTTTTTATGGACAAACTTACCATCTAATTTTAATCTCAAGCACACCCATCAGTGCCATCACCAATTTCCATTCATAACGGATTCAGATAAATCCATCCATCTATATCAGAAAAGTGAGAAATTCATTCTCAGAGTGAAGTGAATTCAAGTCCGTTTCTTCTTTTCTATtatatccttttttattttgggtCAAAGTTTTATTTGCTTGTGAAATTGTGATTAGATGGTGGCTAATGAAATGAAATTGTGATTAGATATAGTTTCCCTCTTAATTGAAATTGTGAAATGATGGAATTCAAACTAGGAAAATTAGTGCTCCAATTTTCATGAATTTTTCCGTGCGGCAATTGTTGATTTCCGCGCGTCAAGTAGCCAAGCACAGCAAATCAATTCCCATCCCTCAATTCCTGACTTGTTTTTCTACACCTAAACATACTGCAAAATCAGTTTGTTGAAAATActtcttttttttaagaaaatctcTACGGTACAAAGAGAATTTTATTGATATCGAGAAAAAAAATACACCTAGTTAGGGGGACTTAAACCTAACATCTCATAATAcaagaaaaatgataaaagataCATGACAAAAAATGGGAGACATAAATTTTACgcttctaaaaacaaaaacaacaaagatacaagaaaaagggagggaacATGTAACCCAACCCCTCTAAAGCCGAACCTAAATGTCTAAACCTGCAAAATAGAACAAGCAACGACACAAGGTTAAGAAGAAAGACAAGAAGGTGAGACAAACATGTATGCC carries:
- the LOC103434706 gene encoding TMV resistance protein N-like, with amino-acid sequence MVQTNKYDVYLSFRGEDTRMNFASHLEAALSRNGVVVWRDEDCLLPGPEPINSQIRKAIESSRISIVILSRNYASSKWCLDELQQILDCRQVTGQIVFPVFYDVDPSDVRHQTGRFGDAFAEHEQRFKDNIHKVRAWRDALRQLADLSGYALLEDRYESQSVARIVEFILNTLQPVAPDVEQQRFPLGSMATAQPTDHDVYLSFRGEDTRMIFVSHLEAALSRNGVVVWRDEDCLRPGAEPINSQIRKAIESSRISIVILSRNYASSTWCLDELQQILDCRQVTGQKVLPVFYDVDPSDVRHQTGGFGDAFAKHEQRFKDNIEKVHAWRDALRQVADLSGFVLREDRYESQSVERIVVFILNALQPVASEVEQLVGIGSRVEELYRLLDIESNDVRFIGIWGMGGIGKTTIADVIFNNISIEFEIFTRIRNIRELSETQGDLQLQKKLLYEALRQDIDVRNVNEGATMIKNILRKRKVLLILDDVDNLHQLESLAGNREWFGLGSRVIVTTRNEKLLRKHGVDSIFEVKELTEGESLQLFNIYAFKSVEPPEDYLNLSKQFVNYCRGIPLAIKVLGSSLFHRSLEEWHSVLKKREHFPDETVSEILEISYHGLADNEKRMFLDIACFFQGMDKERVVEILDCFGFNPKEGMEALIVRSLITISNNKVLMNGLIQEMGQQVVRREAVNDPGKQSRLWLHEDVIHVLKNNMGTNAVEGIALDLPKLEEACWDLEAFSMMHNLRFLQIHNLRTTQGPKKLSNALKFLEWSGYPSKFLPQEFELEQLCEVNLCHSSIEQLWSRTKLLGNLKFVNVSYSQNLTRTPDFTVTPNLHRLILEGCINLVMIHPSIAELKRLIFLNLKDCRSLEHLPKRFGTESLQILILSGCSKISKVPEFVRPMENLLELYLDKTAVEELPSSIECLTGLTLLNLRDCRNLSSLASSTCQLRSLKSLNLSGCSKLEELPKNLGKMVCLKELDVGGTSINDLPSSICRLENLELLSLCGCKSMRRKKTSPISFLLPTTDSSLLSLTVLNISDCNLEEVTILESLGSLSSIVSLNLSKNSFVSLPKSIIELSKLQILNLGGCKSLKKLPDLSTELNFSVEGKGSYSQERLSSCFSFINCFEVVDDQGCNNVAFAALRRFLEGIPYEGNKFEAIYPGSEISEWFSYRSERPVVSMELPQRWYKNKWMGYVLCAVFTLRQRLPPNLLGKWNYGTHSTAHGLHCEVKPGNLGVGGWCPSFACSEELGQIEKEHLWLSFVSGEYFGTTWQDSCHHLEFTFKTLGPGLEVKRCGVRLIYERDLVGLKQPF